Proteins from a genomic interval of Indicator indicator isolate 239-I01 chromosome 1, UM_Iind_1.1, whole genome shotgun sequence:
- the PWP2 gene encoding periodic tryptophan protein 2 homolog: MKFAYRFSGLLGTVYRRGNLSFTRDGSSLISPVGNRISLFDLKNNKCETFPLATRLNIVCVGLSPDGSLAILIDEEGAALLVSLIGKCVLHQFYFHKPVHSVSFSPDGKKFVITKDHVALMYHAPGKKREFNAFVLDKTYYGPYDETTCIDWTDDSKCFAVGSKDMSTWVFGAERWANLIYYALGGHKDIIVACFFEENSLDLYTISQDAALCVWQCNTELDGLKPMPRKDAATEDSAARNEEEFLEESKGEEIRGKANPNEQEARNKVKYSRVAKYFFNKEGDFNNLTSAAYHKKTHLLVTGFASGIFHLHELPDFNLIHSLSISDQRIASISINCTGDWIAFGCSGLGQLLVWEWQSESYVLKQQGHFNSMVSLAYSPDGQYIATGGEDGKVKVWNTSSSFCFVTFTEHTSGVTAVTFTSNGYVILSASLDGTVRAFDLHRYRNFRTFTSPRPSQFSCLAVDSSGEIVSAGSQDSFEIFIWSMQSGRLLDVLSGHEGPISSLSFNPMKCVLASASWDKTVKLWDMLDSWRTKETLILNSDVLVVAFRPDGQELAVAALNGEITFWDHENAVQIGSIQGRHDLQMGRKELDKITAKQAAKGKSFTTLCYSADGQSILAGGLSKFVCIYNVKEQILIKKFEISCNFSLDAMEEYLDRRKMTEFGSMALIDEGGGGEDGVAIPLPGVKRGDMSYRHFKPEIRVTCLRFSPTGRSWAATTTEGLLIYSLDSGLIFDPFDLDIDITPNNIRKKLHQKEYTVAIIMAFKLNEKKLIQEAIEAVPSSEVHVICSSLPDLYVEKVLEFLASAFETTCHLEFYLIWAHKLLVMHGQKLKTRSVKLLPVIQFLQKSIQRHFEDVSKLCEWNIYNIKYALAVSQQRGMKRLADGTSGDEADLDSDSDYLMQEINKDELSS; the protein is encoded by the exons ATGAAGTTCGCGTACCGG TTCTCCGGCCTGCTGGGCACTGTGTACCGTCGCGGGAACCTAAGCTTCACTCGCGATGGCAGCTCCCTCATCAGCCCCGTCGGGAACAGGATCTCCCTCTTCGACCTAAAGAA TAATAAATGTGAGACATTCCCATTGGCTACACGGCTGAATATTGTGTGTGTGGGTCTGTCTCCAGATGGAAGTCTTGCCATTCTCATTGATGAAG AGGGAGCTGCCTTGCTTGTCAGTTTGATTGGGAAGTGTGTGTTACATCAGTTCTATTTTCACAAGCCAGTTCACAGTGTCAGCTTTTCTCCTGATGGCAA GAAGTTTGTGATTACAAAAGACCATGTTGCCCTTATGTACCATGCTcctgggaagaaaagagaatttaATGCATTTGTTCTGGACAAAACTTACTATGGTCCATATGATGAAACAACTTGTATTGACTGGACTGATGATTCCAA ATGTTTTGCAGTTGGGAGCAAGGACATGTCTACATGGGTGTTTGGTGCAGAACGATGGGCAAACTTGATCTACTATGCACTTGGAGGGCATAAAGATATAATAGTAGCCTGCTTTTTTGAAGAGAACAGTCTGGAT CTGTACACAATTAGCCAGGAtgcagctctctgtgtgtggcAGTGTAATACAGAGCTCGATGGGTTGAAGCCCATGCCCCGTAAAGATGCGGCTACAGAAGATAGTGCAGCAAGAAATGAAGAAGAGTTTCTTGAAGAGTCAAAAGGTGAAGAAATTCGTGGAAAAGCCAATCCAAATGAACAAGAGGCTAGAAATAAGGTTAAATACTCACGTGTTGCAAA GTATTTTTTCAACAAAGAGGGAGATTTTAATAACCTGACATCTGCAGCCTATCACAAGAAAACACACCTTTTAGTCACTGGTTTTGCCTCTGGAATTTTTCACCTCCATGAGCTTCCAGATTTCAATCTGATCCACTCCTTGAG tatttcagacCAAAGGATAGCTTCTATTTCTATCAACTGTACTGGTGACTGGATTGCCTTTGGATGTTCAG GTTTGGGTCAGCTCCTGGTGTGGGAGTGGCAAAGCGAATCCTATGTGCTGaagcagcagggacatttcAACAGCATGGTTTCATTAGCATATTCTCCAGATGGACAATACATAGCAACTGGAGGGGAGGATGGGAAA GTTAAAGTGTGGAACACTTCaagcagcttttgttttgtCACTTTTACAGAACATACCAGTGGTGTAACTGCTGTAACTTTTACTTCCAATGGTTATGTCATTTTGAGTGCTTCCCTAGATGGAACTGTGCGTGCCTTTGATCTACACAG ATACCGCAATTTCCGTACCTTTACATCTCCTCGACCAAGTCAGTTCTCGTGTTTAGCTGTGGACTCCAGTGGTGAAATTGTGTCAGCTGGTTCCCAGGATTCCTTTGAAATATTCATCTGGTCAATGCAGAGTGGGAGGCTGCTAGAT GTTTTATCAGGTCACGAGGGCCCCATCAGCAGTTTGTCCTTTAACCCAATGAAATGTGTTCTAGCTAGTGCCTCTTGGGATAAAACTGTCAAGTTATGGGATATGTTGGACAGCTGGAGAACCAAGGAGACACTGATACTGAACTCAGATG TTCTTGTTGTTGCTTTCCGCCCTGATGGCCAGGAGCTTGCAGTTGCAGCTTTGAATGGAGAGATAACATTTTGGGATCACGAAAATGCAGTGCAGATTGGCTCAATTCAAGGAAGGCATGATCTTCagatgggaaggaaggagctTGATAAAATAACTGCCAAACAAGCAGCTAAGGGAAA ATCTTTTACTACTCTGTGCTACTCAGCAGATGGTCAGTCTATTCTGGCAGGTGGCTTGTCAAAATTTGTCTGTATATATAATGTCAAGGAACAGATTCTTATAAAAAAATTTGAAATCTCATGCAACTTTTCTTTAGACGCAATGGAG GAGTACTTAGATCGGAGAAAAATGACTGAATTTGGCAGCATGGCTCTGATTGATGAAGGGGGTGGAGGTGAAGATGGTGTTGCCATTCCTCTTCCTGGAGTAAAAAGAG GTGACATGAGTTATCGACACTTCAAACCAGAAATAAGAGTGACTTGCCTGCGATTCTCTCCTACAG GTCGAAGCTGGGCAGCCACCACCACAGAGGGTCTTCTTATCTACTCACTGGATTCTGGGCTAATTTTTGATCCTTTTGATCTGGATATTGATATTACACCCAACAATATACGCAAAAAACTACATCAGAAGGAATATACTGTAGCTATCATCATGGCCTTCAAGCTGAATGAAAAGAAACTGATTCAGGAAGCCATAGAGGCTGTGCCTAGCAGTGAAG TTCATGTTATCTGCTCATCACTCCCAGACCTGTATGTGGAGAAAGTGTTGGAGTTTCTGGCCTCTGCATTTGAGACAACTTGCCATTTAGAGTTCTATCTTATTTGGGCACATAAATTGCTCGTGATGCATGGACAGAAACTGAAAACAAG GTCAGTGAAGCTGCTCCCTGTGATCCAGTTCCTTCAGAAAAGCATCCAGCGTCACTTTGAGGATGTTTCAAAACT CTGTGAGTGGAATATCTACAATATTAAATATGCACTGGCAGTTTCACAACAGCGGGGCATGAAACGCCTGGCAGATGGAACATCAGGAGATGAAGCTGACTTGGATTCTGACAGTGATTATCTTATGCAGGAGATTAATAAAGACGAGCTTAGTTCCTAG